The genomic region AAACAAGTCCGCCCATGTGCTCTCTTTCCTCTGTTTTTAAAACCAGAAAACAGATTTCTTATTCGCAGTTAACAAGTACAGTAATCGGCCCCTTTTGATCCTTAGGATATGCAACAAATATCCTGTATTTCATCATCAATGGGTCCAATAAAGAAcagaggaaagaaaagaaaagaaaacaaagaaacaaatcAACAATgggataaaaacaaaaaaaacaaacttcaatttttattttatatatatattcataatctTCAAACCTTACACAACCAAAGCCATACTCAAAGAAACACACTCATCTTGTCACAAATTAAACCTGACACAACCATACATATATAGCTGTCATCTCATGCAACTTTAACCTCAATGGTCTTAGGCTTTTCAGGTTCAGGTGGAGGCAGTTTCTCCACGGTCACTCTCAAAACGCCATCCTGACAGGCTGCTGATATCTTATCCATATTCGCATTATCAGGCAATGCGAACTTCCGCAAGAACTTGCCAACCCTCCTTTCCATCCTTACGTACTTGACCCCATCTTTCtcatctttctctttctcacGCTTTCGCTCCCCACTCACCACGAGAACGTTGTCATTTTCCACCTGTACCTTGATTTCACTCGGATTTATGCCAGGCATGTCGACAATGAATACGTAGGATGTCGGGTAGTCTATCACGTCAGCTGGAGTGGCTGCCATGGCCTTAGCATCTCGAACGTAGGCTCGAGATGGGTTGTTCCGGGACTTCTCGTGCTCCTCTGGGATGTCGAGTATGTCTTCCAGGATTGTTA from Theobroma cacao cultivar B97-61/B2 chromosome 9, Criollo_cocoa_genome_V2, whole genome shotgun sequence harbors:
- the LOC18588114 gene encoding 17.6 kDa class II heat shock protein, which codes for MDLRNFGFDSPLLTILEDILDIPEEHEKSRNNPSRAYVRDAKAMAATPADVIDYPTSYVFIVDMPGINPSEIKVQVENDNVLVVSGERKREKEKDEKDGVKYVRMERRVGKFLRKFALPDNANMDKISAACQDGVLRVTVEKLPPPEPEKPKTIEVKVA